A genomic region of Branchiostoma lanceolatum isolate klBraLanc5 chromosome 4, klBraLanc5.hap2, whole genome shotgun sequence contains the following coding sequences:
- the LOC136434077 gene encoding hydroxysteroid 11-beta-dehydrogenase 1-like protein, with protein sequence MSLLVRVSLLVLLGAVAVGIYWNYDGFDPESVRGATVVITGCSTGIGEEMAYQYARLGAKILITARRENRLKEVVAKAKSLGAQEAHYVAGDMGKAEDCERTIQTAKEIFGQLDYLVLNHVGSRFKSTEDVFIDMRRGKSWDQDPDMDFFVDFLNISLVSYVRLASLALPLLKESSGHIVVIGSIADEGSTLDSAASHVALKSNPGVTVSATVWTYEVRGVLKLLSLFSSLSSLL encoded by the exons ATGTCGCTCCTAGTGCGGGTCAGTCTGTTGGTGTTACTCGGTGCCGTTGCCGTCGGAATCTACTGGAACTACGATGGCTTCGATCCGG AATCTGTACGCGGTGCAACAGTCGTCATCACGGGCTGCAGTACCGGTATCGGCGAAGAGATGGCGTACCAGTACGCCCGGCTGGGAGCAAAGATCCTCATCACAGCCAGGAGGGAGAACAGGCTGAAGGAG GTCGTAGCGAAGGCGAAGTCTCTGGGTGCCCAGGAGGCGCACTATGTGGCCGGGGACATGGGGAAGGCGGAGGACTGTGAGAGAACAATTCAAACAGCCAAGGAGATATTCG GTCAGTTGGACTACTTGGTACTGAATCACGTGGGGTCAAGGTTCAAATCTACTGAGGACGTGTTTATCGATATGCGCAGGGGCAAGTCGTGGGACCAGGACCCGGATATGGACTTCTTCGTGGACTTCTTAAACATCAGCTTGGTCAGTTACGTCCGGCTGGCCTCCCTGGCCCTGCCTCTGCTGAAGGAGAGCAGCGGACACATCGTGGTCATCGGGTCTATAGCAG atgagGGTAGCACTCTGGATTCGGCAGCTTCTCATGTGGCTCTGAAGTCCAATCCTGGCGTGACAGTCTCGGCCACAGTTTGGACATATGAAGTCAGAGGAGTTCTGAAGCTGCtgtctctcttttcttctttgtcttctttgctCTAG